A single genomic interval of Vicia villosa cultivar HV-30 ecotype Madison, WI unplaced genomic scaffold, Vvil1.0 ctg.000010F_1_1, whole genome shotgun sequence harbors:
- the LOC131621672 gene encoding F-box/kelch-repeat protein OR23-like, translating to MNSDADSVANPPPSPPDNSSPPPPPPSSILIPGLPNEVSRTILSMVPYAHHARLKSTSKSWKSALSSKSFLNTLLGQNRNNLICIFPQDPSIASPYLFDANAVAWCPLPPMPCNPHVYGLCNFAAVPFGPHVYIIGGSLFDTRSFPINRPSPSSATFRFSFRDFSWESRAPMISPRGSFAYAVVPSSGEIIVAGGGSRHTVFAAAGSRIRAVERYDVAEDEWEELDPLPCFRAGCVGFVEGEREEFWVVGGYSASRTVSGVFPVDEYCRDAAVMGLEDGEWREVGDTWGDGEDVRAGKIVVGDDSGSPLVFMLDGNEIFRYEMSSNRWEYESRVPKKAPLGSAFGIVVASGELYVLSHLYDDDFAETRRSRPYKKAGTMCFQIYNPKKKTWRTLVTKSPFTRHIDITSAVLSSIRL from the exons ATGAATTCCGACGCTGATTCCGTCGCTAACCCTCCACCATCACCACCGGACAATTCATCACCACCACCACCGCCACCGTCATCGATCCTCATCCCCGGCCTCCCAAACGAAGTTTCCAGAACGATCCTCTCCATGGTACCTTACGCTCATCACGCTCGTCTCAAATCAACTTCCAAATCATGGAAATCCGCACTCTCATCAAAATCATTTCTCAACACACTCTTAGGTCAAAACCGTAACAATCTCATCTGTATCTTCCCTCAAGATCCTTCAATCGCCTCGCCGTATCTCTTCGACGCTAACGCCGTCGCTTGGTGTCCGCTTCCTCCCATGCCGTGTAACCCTCACGTTTACGGTTTGTGTAACTTCGCCGCCGTTCCGTTTGGTCCTCATGTTTATATCATCGGCGGGTCGCTTTTTGACACTCGCTCTTTTCCGATTAACCGTCCGTCGCCGTCTTCCGCGACTTTCCGTTTCAGTTTTCGTGATTTCTCTTGGGAGAGTCGCGCTCCGATGATTTCGCCTCGTGGAAGTTTTGCGTATGCTGTGGTTCCTTCCTCCGGGGAAATTATTGTTGCCGGAGGTGGATCGCGGCATACGGTTTTCGCTGCGGCAGGATCGCGGATTCGGGCTGTGGAGAGGTATGATGTGGCGGAGGATGAGTGGGAGGAATTGGATCCTCTTCCGTGTTTTCGGGCTGGGTGTGTTGGGTTTGTAGAAGGGGAGAGGGAGGAGTTTTGGGTTGTTGGTGGTTATAGTGCTTCGAGGACAGTTTCGGGGGTTTTTCCGGTGGATGAGTATTGTAGAGATGCCGCGGTGATGGGATTGGAGGACGGTGAGTGGCGCGAAGTTGGGGATACATGGGGTGATGGGGAGGATGTTAGGGCTGGGAAGATTGTTGTTGGTGATGATAGCGGCTCTCCTTTGGTGTTCATGCTTGATGGGAATGAGATTTTCAG ATATGAAATGTCTTCAAACCGTTGGGAATACGAGTCTCGTGTGCCGAAAAAAGCTCCCCTTGGTTCGGCCTTTGGCATTGTAGTAGCATCTGGCGAGCTGTATGTATTGTCGcatttatatgatgatgattttgctGAAACTCGAAGGTCCAGACCCTATAAGAAGGCAGGAACCATGTGCTTTCAAATCTATAATCCGAAAAAGAAGACGTGGAGAACACTGGTCACAAAATCGCCTTTCACTCGACACATAGACATTACTAGTGCTGTATTGAGCTCAATTCGTCTGTGA
- the LOC131621623 gene encoding uncharacterized protein LOC131621623, with the protein MAAAHAFFAQDQGTTFNLEYTWRLLKDEPKWMGESIGSSLKITKTSGSGASSENPNTPSAKRKGKANEIPTAKQDEGNKRTTAMERLAQCKEDEIEVKKCTSAIRMLAHGSPADSVDEYVRIGESTSIECLQRFVQGVNAVFEAEYLRKPNNIDVEHLLQMGESRGFPSMLGSIDCMHWEWKNCPVAWKGQYCRGDHGKPTIMLEAVASQDLWIWHDFFGIAGSNNDVNVLNQSNVFNDILEGHAPNVQYTINETSYNMGYYLADGIYPEWATFVKTISMPQGEKKKLFAQHQESARKDVERTFGVLQSRFAIIHGPARAWHMETLKYTIYVCIILHNMIVEDERHTYGDNFDYSYDNVDNNNSTTEIFSGPHPNLATRLQRRASIREKQVHHQLQGDLVEYVRERFGHEDDEI; encoded by the exons ATGGCCGCTGCACATGCTTTTTTTGCTCAGGATCAAGGTACAACATTCAATCTTGAGTACACATGGCGACTGttaaaagatgaacctaaatGGATGGGAGAATCGATTGGAAGTTCTTTAAAAATAACAAAGACTTCTGGTAGTGGGGCATCATCGGAGAATCCAAATACACCTTCAG CAAAAAGGAAGGGTAAGGCAAATGAAATTCCAACTGCTAAGCAAGATGAAGGGaataaaagaacaactgcaaTGGAAAGACTAGCGCAATGTAAGGAGGACGAGATAGAAGTCAAG AAATGTACATCTGCTATTCGTATGTTGGCGCATGGGTCTCCTGCTGACTCTGTAGACGAATATGTTCGAATCGGTGAAAGCACTTCAATTGAGTGCTTACAAAGATTCGTTCAGGGCGTGAATGCTGTATTTGAGGCTGAGTATTTGAGAAAGCCTAACAACATTGACGTTGAACATCTTTTACAAATGGGAGAGTCACGTGGATTTCCAAGTATGTTGGGTTCCATTGATTGTATGCATTGGGAATGGAAAAATTGTCCTGTTGCATGGAAAGGACAGTATTGTCGAGGTGATCATGGTAAGCCCACAATCATGCTTGAAGCAGTGGCATCACAAGACTTATGGATTTGGCATGATTTTTTTGGTATTGCAGGTTCAAACAATGACGTTAATGTGTTGAACCAATCCAACGTGTTTAACGATATTTTGGAAGGACATGCTCCCAATGTGCAATATACAATCAATGAGACATCATATAATATGGGGTATTATTTAGCAGATGGTATATATCCTGAGTGGGCTACATTTGTCAAGACCATTTCAATGCCACAGGGggaaaagaaaaaattatttgctCAACATCAAGAATCAGCTAGAAAAGATGTGGAGCGGACATTTGGAGTGCTTCAATCTCGATTTGCAATTATACATGGCCCAGCGCGTGCCTGGCACATGGAGACCCTCAAGTATACCATATATGTCTGCATCATATTGCACAACATGATTGTGGAAGACGAACGACATACATATGGAGATAATTTTGATTACTCTTATGATAATGTGGATAACAACAACTCAACAACTGAAATATTTAGCGGTCCTCATCCGAATCTTGCGACAAGACTACAAAGAAGAGCAAGTATTCGTGAAAAACAAGTTCATCATCAACTTCAAGGAGATCTAGTCGAGTATGTTAGGGAACGTTTTGGACATGAAGATGATGAAATTTAA